In a genomic window of Scyliorhinus torazame isolate Kashiwa2021f chromosome 5, sScyTor2.1, whole genome shotgun sequence:
- the LOC140420257 gene encoding uncharacterized protein has translation MEKPWKCGDCGKGFRAPSELEAHRRSHTGERPFTCSVCEKGFTVLCALRTHQRVHTGERPFSCSQCEKGFTQISSLQRHQRVHTGERPFTCSQCGKGFTQSFDLRTHQRVHTGERPFTCSVCGMGFTVLCALRTHQRVHTGERPFTCSQCEKGFTQLSHLQRHQRVHTGERPFSCSQCEKGFTHISSLQRHQRVHTGERPFTCSQCEKGFTELSKLRIHQWVHTGERPFTCSQCVKGFTQSSDLRTHQRVHTGERPFTCSQCEKGFTRLSNLQSHQRVHTGERPFTCSQCEKGFTQSSSLQSHQRVHTGERPFTCSQCEKGFTRLSNLQRHQQVHTGEKR, from the coding sequence atggagaaaccgtggaaatgtggggactgtgggaagggattcagggctccatctgagctggaagctcatcggcgcagtcacactggggagaggccgttcacctgctctgtgtgtgagaagggattcactgtgttatgcgccctgcggacacaccagcgagttcacactggggagaggccattcagctgctctcagtgtgagaagggcttcactcagatatccagcctgcagagacaccagcgagttcacactggggagaggccgttcacctgctctcagtgtgggaagggattcactcaatcattcgacctgcggacacaccagcgagttcacactggggagaggccgttcacctgctctgtgtgtgggatgggattcactgtgttatgcgccctgcggacacaccagcgagttcacactggggagaggcctttcacctgctctcagtgtgagaagggcttcactcagttatcccacctgcagaggcaccagcgagttcacactggggagaggccattcagctgctctcagtgtgagaagggattcactcatatatccagcctgcagagacaccagcgagttcacactggggagaggccgttcacctgctctcagtgtgagaaaggcTTCACTGAGTTATCGAAACTGCGGattcaccagtgggttcacactggggagaggccattcacctgctctcagtgtgtgaagggcttcactcaatcatccgacctgcggacacaccagcgagttcacactggggagaggccgttcacctgctctcagtgtgagaagggattcactcggttatccaacctgcagtcacaccagcgagttcacactggggagaggccgttcacctgctctcagtgtgagaagggcttcactcaatcatccagcctgcagtcacaccagcgagttcacactggggagaggccgttcacctgctctcagtgtgagaagggattcactcggttatccaacctgcagagacaccagcaagttcacactggggagaagcgttaa